The Temnothorax longispinosus isolate EJ_2023e chromosome 7, Tlon_JGU_v1, whole genome shotgun sequence genome contains a region encoding:
- the LOC139816033 gene encoding PSME3-interacting protein isoform X2, producing MSSLSFSRRTEKHQKTFASVVGCSSQVRYLQAAKMSSGFISEAEIAEVRQRRQEEWDRVRNADQPIEAPEEPYDPRSLYERLQEQKNKRDIEYEEAHKLKNMIKGLDDDEVEFLDLVDRKKMEEERKKNLEEEKEMRDFKAAVASLQEQKLNEKLKQELKNPPVSSKNTACGSRTSQLKLPAGVVLKRPDKQKQGEALTGIKRKLSPSEDDIDTSKKKELHTSGMSVADTSLSSPESNKQNDKTIPNQVNVSNEHSGLKCIGILPGLGTYDNSSDSDCSSDTDQETEPNPCVYDMLGRKRKSLKEEIANKEKS from the exons ATGTCCTCGTTGAGTTTCTCTAGGCGGACTGAAAAACATCAAAAAACATTTGCAAGCGTTGTAGGTTGTTCTTCGCAAGTACGATATTTACAAGCAGCGAAAATGAGCTCGGGCTTTATATCGGAAGCCGAAATCGCCGAAGTACGGCAAAGGCGACAAGAGGAATGGGACCGTGTACGGAACGCTGATCAGCCTATAG AGGCTCCGGAGGAACCTTACGATCCTAGATCCTTGTACGAGAGATTACAggaacagaaaaataaaagggaCATAGAATATGAAGAAGCTCACAAACTGA aaaatatgatTAAGGGATTAGATGACGATGAAGTAGAGTTTTTGGACTTGGTTGATAGAAAAAAGATGGAAGaagaacgtaaaaaaaatcttgaagaagagaaagaaatgcgTGATTTTAAAGCCGCAGTTGCTTCTCTTCAAGAAcagaaattaaatgaaaagttAAAACAAGAATTGAAGAACCCGCCTGTCAGCAGTAAAAATACTGCCTGTGGAAG CCGCACTTCGCAGTTAAAGTTGCCCGCAGGCGTCGTCTTGAAACGACCTGACAAACAAAAACAAg GAGAAGCACTTACaggaataaaaagaaaattatctccATCCGAAGATGACATCGATACcagcaaaaagaaagaactaCATACGTCTGGTATGTCTGTGGCGGATACCTCTCTTTCTAGTCCCGAGTCGAATAAACAAAACGATAAGACTATACCAAATCAAGTAAATGTCAGTAACGAACATAGCGGACTCAAATGTATCGGCATATTACCTGGTCTCGGAACGTATGATAACTCCAGCGACAGTGATTGTAGCTCCGACACAGATCAAGAAACCGAACCAAATCCTTGCGTATACGACATGTTGggtcgaaaaagaaaatcgttgaAAGAGGAAATAGCGAATAAAGAGAAAAGCTGA
- the Fatp1 gene encoding long-chain fatty acid transport protein 4, which produces MADTISTISVNHNNGINVGHMADKDCDIERGEARFAGVSSVSASTSPSVPALASAPTPLHEHNANRCDASRATSGVGRVAAANAPSGTHQDAQQAARASASANASNAAPRSEGDLDASRSRWRAIGRFLRRLTFIMLLMAAAFGAVAAVVIYMGPIYLFQLLIVISVAYFVAGGRLRWFYVALRTAPRDLKGLLGYVRMLWSVHSHEKKNRNVADIFRQYVNRHPNKICLIFEDQEWTFQQIEDFSNKIATIFKTHGYKKGDTIALLLENRPEFVAIWLGLTKLGVITALINTNLRKSSLVHCINVAKCQALIYGTEFFDAVTDIVSSLDAKLTLYRFGNHTNAMSGLKEKDLNAMLVDTPATPPAVQEKSGFHDKLLYIYTSGTTGLPKAAVITNSRYTFITSSVEFMGVLRNSDRIYTPLPLYHTAGGVMAIGLALVYGHTTVIRKKFSASAYFADCNKYKCTVGQYIGEMCRYILAVPPKKEDHEHSIRMIFGNGLRPQIWDEFIKRFNISQVLEFYGATEGNCNVMNIDNKMGAIGFFSRIIPSVYPVSLIKVNEEGEPIRNSKGLCQVCEPNEPGAFIGKISPNNPTRAFLGYVDKKASEKKVIYDIFTKGDSAFLSGDILVADELGYLYFKDRTGDTFRWKGENVSTSEIEGIVSNLISYRDCIVYGVEIQSAEGRAGMAAIYDPDGTLDLNKLTVDIKEQLPPYARPQFVRILTKIDLTGTFKLKKKDLQEEGYNPYKVQDKIYYLDAKLGYQLLTSEVYDQILQGKVKF; this is translated from the exons ATGGCGGATACTATATCGACGATATCAGTTAATCACAACAATGGAATAAACGTTGGGCACATGGCCGACAAAGATTGT GATATCGAGCGCGGCGAGGCCCGTTTCGCAGGGGTATCCTCGGTGTCGGCGTCGACGTCGCCGTCGGTCCCGGCGTTGGCATCGGCGCCGACACCGCTGCACGAGCACAACGCCAACAGATGTGACGCGTCGAGGGCAACGTCCGGAGTGGGGCGCGTAGCGGCAGCGAACGCGCCGTCAGGTACGCACCAGGACGCTCAGCAGGCTGCACGTGCCAGCGCGAGCGCGAACGCGTCGAACGCGGCACCGAGATCGGAGGGAGATCTCGACGCGAGTAGAAGCCGTTGGCGAGCGATCGGCCGGTTCCTACGACGCCTGACTTTCATTATGTTGCTGATGGCAGCCGCGTTCGGAGCAGTGGCCGCAGTAGTGATCTACATGGGCCCGATTTATCTCTTCCAGTTGCTCATCGTCATCTCCGTCGCCTACTTTGTCGCCGGCGGTCGCCTGAGATGGTTCTATGTTGCCCTTAGGACAGCCCCTCGTGACCTCAA AGGACTTCTAGGATATGTTAGAATGCTATGGTCAGTACATTCtcatgaaaagaaaaacagaaatgTCGCCGATATATTTAGACAATATGTCAATCGTCATCCTAATAAAATCTGTTTGATATTCGAAGATCAAGAATGGACTTTTCAACAg ATAGAGGATTTTAGTAACAAAATCGCGACGATATTTAAAACACATGGTTACAAGAAAGGAGACACGATTGCTTTACTGTTGGAGAATCGGCCGGAATTTGTTGCAATTTGGCTAGGTTTGACCAAACTTGGTGTGATAACGGCTTTGATTAACACCAATTTGCGCAAGAGCAGTCTTGTGCATTGTATCAATGTTGCAAAGTGCCAAGCGCTTATATATGGCACCGAGTTTTTTGACG CGGTGACAGATATCGTCTCATCATTGGATGCTAAATTAACGTTGTACAGATTTGGAAATCACACAAATGCAATGTCcggattaaaagaaaaagatctgAATGCTATGCTGGTGGACACACCCGCTACACCACCGGCAGTACAAGAAAAAAGTGGTTTTCATGATAAACTTTTGTACATTTATACTAGCGGTACTACAGGTCTTCCCAAAGCAGCTGTTATCACTAATTCGAG ATATACCTTTATCACAAGTTCAGTTGAGTTCATGGGAGTCTTGCGTAATTCTGATCGAATATATACACCATTGCCACTATATCATACAGCTGGAGGCGTAATGGCTATAGGGCTAGCTTTGGTGTATGGTCATACAACAGTTATTAGGAAGAAATTTAGCGCCAGCGCGTACTTTGCtgattgtaataaatacaaatgcaCC GTTGGTCAATACATTGGTGAAATGTGTCGGTACATTTTGGCAGTACCACCTAAAAAGGAGGATCATGAACATAGTATTAGAATGATTTTCGGCAACGGACTAAGGCCGCAGATTTGGGACGAATTTATAAAACGATTCAATATTTCACAAGTGCTCGAATTTTACGGTGCAACTGAAGGCAATTGTAATGTCA tgaacATTGACAATAAAATGGGAGCAATAGGTTTCTTTTCAAGAATTATCCCATCGGTATACCCCGTTTCTCTGATTAAAGTGAATGAAGAAGGGGAACCTATACGCAATTCTAAAGGACTATGCCAAGTCTGTGAACCAA atgAACCTGGTGCATTTATTGGAAAGATCTCACCAAACAACCCAACGAGAGCATTTTTAGGATATGTAGATAAAAAAGCATCTGAGAAGAAAGTAATTTATGACATTTTCACAAAAGGCGACTCTGCCTTTCTATCAg ggGACATTCTTGTTGCTGACGAATTAGGATACCTATATTTTAAGGACAGAACAGGAGATACGTTTAGATGGAAAGGAGAAAATGTATCGACTTCTGAGATTGAAGGCATAGTCAGTAATCTCATCAGTTATCGAGATTGTATAGTATACGGCGTGGAG ATTCAAAGTGCTGAAGGCAGAGCAGGAATGGCAGCAATTTATGATCCAGACGGGACAttggatttaaataaattaacagtCGACATCAAAGAACAATTACCTCCTTATGCCAGGCCGCAATTTGTTAGGATTCTGACGAAAATTGATCTCACAG GAACattcaaattgaaaaagaaagatctcCAGGAAGAAGGATACAATCCGTACAAGGTTCaagacaaaatatattacttagaCGCAAAGCTTGGTTATCAGTTATTAACGTCAGAAGTTTACGATCAAATTCTACAAGGAAAAGTcaagttttaa
- the Tektin-c gene encoding tektin-1 codes for MAKTETDVNHVPFLPTRFTSRFTLDEWHLDNQFRYRCSEAQRELSDRLLAEATLACESAKEIVKANKEETDHRLLEKLNDIEFRKGELLRIRKDGVLEIDALSVYRERITDVLKSVKRNALAICEKCLVARERRLGIDLVHDDVERSLLKEREVIQGAESLLGRVLKETREQIRKLKATLYHIDQDLVNKESNLRIDRRNVTFKETDFNLSVHHDTSRLDQSVVELNEWELQTNSNVIDANKEVNKAKQLRCYIDTIIKQTIDDLARQKDVTNKALRQRIEQTREAKTKLELQHSEVIKQIIVMTSNITHIKKSMADKEGYMALAHTRLGHRCQRPGIELTQDLVEANLVKEIHELRNVAANLQRMLCEAEASLRFLLKTQIQLEENINVKTNTLKIDEVECMTLRQSMDYHAY; via the exons ATGGCGAAGACCGAAACGGACGTAAATCACGTGCCGTTTCTTCCCACCAGGTTTACCTCGAGGTTTACGCTGGACGAGTGGCATCTCGACAATCAGTTCAG ATATCGATGTTCCGAGGCGCAAAGGGAATTATCGGATCGGCTCTTAGCCGAGGCGACACTTGCGTGCGAATCAGCCAAGGAAATCGTAAAAGCTAATAAGGAGGAGACGGATCATCGATTGCTAGAAAAGCTCAATGACATCGAATTTCGTAAGGGGGAATTGCTGCGAATAAGGAAGGACGGTGTCCTGGAAATCGATGCGCTGTCCGTATACAGAGAACGAATTACGGACGTGCTGAAGTCCGTGAAAAGAAACGCTCTCGCGATTTGCGAAAAATGTCTCGTTGCCAg GGAACGTAGACTGGGTATCGACTTGGTTCACGACGACGTCGAGAGGAGCCTGTTGAAGGAGCGCGAGGTGATACAAGGTGCGGAGAGTCTGTTGGGCCGAGTCTTGAAGGAGACTCGCGAGCAAATTCGTAAATTGAAAGCCACGCTGTATCACATCGATCAGGATCTCGTAAATAAGGAGAGCAATTTACGTATCGATCGTCGTAACGTGACTTTTAAGGAGACCGATTTCAATCTGAGTGTCCACCACGATACTTCACGCCTCGACCAATC GGTAGTAGAGTTAAATGAATGGGAACTACAAACGAATAGCAATGTTATCGATGCGAATAAAGAAGTGAATAAGGCAAAGCAATTGCGCTGTTACATCGATACGATAATTAAGCAAACAATCGATGACTTGGCTAGACAGAAGGATGTCACAAACAAAGCTCTCAGGCAGCGTATCGAACAGACCAGAGAAGCAAAAACCAAATTGGAACTTCAGCATTCGGAg GTAATAAAACAGATTATCGTCATGACAAGCAATATCACGCACATAAAAAAGTCAATGGCTGATAAAGAAGGTTACATGGCTCTGGCTCATACAAGGCTAGGTCATCGATGTCAACGTCCAGGAATCGAACTCACCCAGGACTTGGTCGAAGCCAATCTCGTGAAGGAGATACACGAATTGCGGAATGTCGCGGCAAACCTCCAACGAATGCTCTGCGAG GCAGAGGCGTCGCTACGTTTCTTACTCAAAACGCAGATTCAACTCGAGGAAAACATTAACGTGAAGACGAATACTTTGAAAATTGATGAGGTCGAATGTATGACTTTACGTCAGAGTATGGATTATCATGCGTATTAG
- the LOC139816033 gene encoding PSME3-interacting protein isoform X1, whose protein sequence is MSSLSFSRRTEKHQKTFASVVGCSSQVRYLQAAKMSSGFISEAEIAEVRQRRQEEWDRVRNADQPIEAPEEPYDPRSLYERLQEQKNKRDIEYEEAHKLKNMIKGLDDDEVEFLDLVDRKKMEEERKKNLEEEKEMRDFKAAVASLQEQKLNEKLKQELKNPPVSSKNTACGSSRTSQLKLPAGVVLKRPDKQKQGEALTGIKRKLSPSEDDIDTSKKKELHTSGMSVADTSLSSPESNKQNDKTIPNQVNVSNEHSGLKCIGILPGLGTYDNSSDSDCSSDTDQETEPNPCVYDMLGRKRKSLKEEIANKEKS, encoded by the exons ATGTCCTCGTTGAGTTTCTCTAGGCGGACTGAAAAACATCAAAAAACATTTGCAAGCGTTGTAGGTTGTTCTTCGCAAGTACGATATTTACAAGCAGCGAAAATGAGCTCGGGCTTTATATCGGAAGCCGAAATCGCCGAAGTACGGCAAAGGCGACAAGAGGAATGGGACCGTGTACGGAACGCTGATCAGCCTATAG AGGCTCCGGAGGAACCTTACGATCCTAGATCCTTGTACGAGAGATTACAggaacagaaaaataaaagggaCATAGAATATGAAGAAGCTCACAAACTGA aaaatatgatTAAGGGATTAGATGACGATGAAGTAGAGTTTTTGGACTTGGTTGATAGAAAAAAGATGGAAGaagaacgtaaaaaaaatcttgaagaagagaaagaaatgcgTGATTTTAAAGCCGCAGTTGCTTCTCTTCAAGAAcagaaattaaatgaaaagttAAAACAAGAATTGAAGAACCCGCCTGTCAGCAGTAAAAATACTGCCTGTGGAAG tAGCCGCACTTCGCAGTTAAAGTTGCCCGCAGGCGTCGTCTTGAAACGACCTGACAAACAAAAACAAg GAGAAGCACTTACaggaataaaaagaaaattatctccATCCGAAGATGACATCGATACcagcaaaaagaaagaactaCATACGTCTGGTATGTCTGTGGCGGATACCTCTCTTTCTAGTCCCGAGTCGAATAAACAAAACGATAAGACTATACCAAATCAAGTAAATGTCAGTAACGAACATAGCGGACTCAAATGTATCGGCATATTACCTGGTCTCGGAACGTATGATAACTCCAGCGACAGTGATTGTAGCTCCGACACAGATCAAGAAACCGAACCAAATCCTTGCGTATACGACATGTTGggtcgaaaaagaaaatcgttgaAAGAGGAAATAGCGAATAAAGAGAAAAGCTGA